The following proteins are encoded in a genomic region of Chaetodon auriga isolate fChaAug3 chromosome 8, fChaAug3.hap1, whole genome shotgun sequence:
- the mroh1 gene encoding maestro heat-like repeat-containing protein family member 1 isoform X2: MDETDVEQVTLALLDAATDKDTEVQEQVRKSMLTLGKQQPDRVLAMCQDYLLKHPKLVVTHRVVILQTIELIVGCRIEEISYPRIKSIISLASDEMTRSKDVIPDWQQAASNILVAVGNKHINDIMEEILSKFQPGLLPHFFVVQTLANLSDSNVYGMVPFLNAILGTMLPMLSMAKHDNMKWVFSSALCHFSDSILEYLANLDKAPDPTVRKDTFSSEIHAAFDILFNNWLQSRESKLRLTVAEAVGSMCHLMASDKLEEQIPKLIPAILSLYKKNNEHYVISKSLCQVLDASVNMGSRVLETQLDSLLFALHQQVSAPVDYSNPPTIKNHNEVLRCFSLLANSFPDRLVLFVLQKLENSNERSRVGSLSVLRHLINSSTSTMESKKLLILASIRQPMADHSNKVKKHVIQVISAMAHHGYLELEGGELLVRFIVQHCALHDTYQRDHRPTDPEEVSNEALRTMCDNTLHLLTTTVGRLADVLWPKLLYYLTPSQYSNATTPLCKSLIVLGTKKKSNQEPSFNIDFTREVNLPSPQTLMVRLMVNAAFPFNSRGHGAPSLSLLHILSVNIHPNTETLWEKEIPPLLSVLEESTAESLDKKHWNEKLLKLLSKTLSAIDDDKWVCQLAAEATRYLSTYNNALEEKSFLYRCIGVTLQQCFNKEVVKKQLQEILLAARHNDAVEREGVAMGVGLCANSHLEGTLAKLDEFGKSDAFKKSPSIFNLLKERNDVEVEKVKSTLILCYGQVALNAPPEKILNRIDQDILRCISKHFNTKDLTMKLSLIQSVGLIAKAISECVKKQGYVFSRKQELINVMLDFIKAEPADSLRTPVRHLVMTTCANLMPLEPALSENESFDLLKVCVNSVFCLPPETHTPEKTKEEEILDPKQRKALYKDTLTALQELLKSVLAKDPTPDGLQSVFKHIESWLSSRHDHERERAVTATAHLLAYYLDNLTVKNMVSFHNLGALLGRLSPRCSDPHPAVRMAAVDCIYTLLYMQLRYEGFSLDYKDEAVDSLLPLKDQLENPDHSVLYRTCSDLTKVMSKRLPQQQLTTLVFMLFEGLVDSQTNCCRASSVILNTLLKNRGGGLQELVPEMLEVLHVRLQSITEEQVRVAAGQTVLILASQHLQTVVSTLVNQPLPYDGWTSEMWMALGADPIVAKQIIEMVMEKLLIMAPYVDQKESMIRGGTTKVATNQPLAMTCGLKELLLNGQSQEPAVSLFPQLFSCLTVRLGASIGVSAPKDNNTKQAASVHVAGVAAEALRILLARAQLDEVMNRMDEDKAWDAIKEPNTHITGVTLLARAMSKHAGPRLPSIVECLCPSLNNIYECQRITVTAFFSELLNHHVVTELMLIDVLMNNMMERISDPCCTVRMLAVRGLGNIAVGSPEKVNKYAKELLAAMSSGMEEKDDPGKLITLEAMSGLSKVLLYLDKKNVHLLVVYIFMKIKPFLESENDEIRCASIHLMGNLSKFGSGEPVFKDQIHNVLVSLLLHLVDPNPHVVKACKYAMRVCAPVVGSEQITTMFQNHLLDDKSLHYGEFINDLTKYLIQDFPGMLNFYHISVIQFFKSNWPEVRAGAAMFIGFLLGNLPEEHFSHLNMGTITKGLVMLLQDPDPVVRVKAAEAMGRFH, translated from the exons ATGGACGAGACAGATGTGGAAC AGGTGACCCTGGCTCTGCTAGATGCCGCCACCGATAAAGACACAGAGGTCCAGGAACAGGTCAGAAAGTCCATGTTGACCCTGGGaaaacagcagccagacagAGTGCTAGCAATGTGTCAGGACTACCTTCTGAAACACCCAAAG TTGGTGGTTACCCACAGAGTTGTAATTCTTCAGACTATTGAGCTGATTGTAGGCTGCAGAATAGAGGAGATCAGTTACCCGAGGATAAAGAGTATTATCTCCTTGGCCTCCGATGAGATGACACGGTCAAAG GACGTCATCCCTGATTGGCAGCAGGCAGCCAGTAATATCTTAGTTGCTGTGGGTAACAAGCATATCAATGACATCATGGAGGAGATACTAAGCAAGTTTCAGCCAGGGCTCCTGCCTCACTTCTTTGTGGTCCAGACACTTGCCAACCTTTCTGATTCAAACG TTTATGGCATGGTACCCTTCCTGAATGCTATTCTGGGCACCATGTTGCCCATGTTGAGCATGGCCAAGCATGACAACATGAAGTGGGTCTTCTCTTCTG CTCTGTGCCACTTCAGCGACAGCATCTTGGAGTACCTCGCCAACCTGGACAAGGCTCCAGATCCCACAGTCAGAAAAGACACATTCTCCAGTGAAATCCATGCTGCTTTCGACATACTCTTCAATAATTGGTTACAAAGCAGGGAGTCTAAG TTGAGACTTACGGTAGCTGAGGCAGTGGGGTCTATGTGCCATCTGATGGCCAGTGATaagctggaggagcagattCCTAAACTCATTCCTGCCATCTTGTCCCTGTACAAGAAGAACAACGAGCACTATGTCATTAGCAAG AGTCTGTGCCAAGTGCTTGATGCTTCTGTCAACATGGGCAGTAGGGTGCTGGAGACACAACTGGACAGTCTGCTCTTTGCACTGCATCAACAG GTTTCTGCCCCTGTTGATTATAGTAACCCTCCTACTATCAAGAACCACAACGAGGTGCTGCGCTGCTTCAGCTTATTAG CTAACTCTTTCCCAGATCGGCTGGTTCTGTTTGTTCTACAGAAGTTGGAGAACAGTAATGAGCGGAGCAGGGTGGGCTCGCTGTCTGTCCTTCGTCACCTCATCAACTCCAGCA cttcCACGATGGAGAGTAAGAAGCTGCTGATTCTGGCCAGCATCAGACAACCAATGGCAGACCACAGCAACAAG gtcAAGAAGCATGTGATCCAGGTGATCAGTGCGATGGCTCATCACGGCTACCTGGAGTTAGAGGGAGGGGAGTTACTGGTTCGATTCATCGTTCAGCACTGTGCCTTACATGACACATATCAG CGAGACCACAGGCCCACAGATCCAGAGGAGGTGAGCAACGAGGCGCTGAGGACGATGTGTGACAACACCCTTCATCTCCTGACCACCACTGTCGGTCGGCTAGCTGAT GTGCTCTGGCCAAAGCTGCTGTACTATCTGACCCCTTCACAGTACAGCAATGCCACCACTCCTCTGTGCAAGAGTCTGATAGTGCTGGGCACCAAGAAGAAAAGCAACCAGGAGCCCAGCTTCAACATAGACTTTACACGGGAAG TCAATCTGCCCTCTCCTCAAACACTAATGGTCAGACTGATG GTGAATGCAGCGTTCCCGTTCAATAGCAGAGGTCATGGagctccttccctctctctccttcacatcCTCAGTGTCAACATTCACCCCAATACAGAGACACTCTGGGAGAAAGAGATacctcctctgctttcagtgCTAGAGG agtCAACAGCAGAGAGCCTGGATAAGAAGCACTGGAATGAAAAGTTGCTAAAG CTCTTGTCTAAAACCCTGTCAGCTATTGATGATGACAAGTGGGTGTGTCAGCTGGCAGCTGAGGCAACAAGGTACCTCTCCACGTATAACAACGCCTTAGAGGAGAAG AGTTTCCTGTATCGATGTATAGGAGTGACTCTCCAACAGTGTTTCAATAAGGAGGTGGTtaagaaacagctgcaggaaatCCTCCTCGCAGCTCGACACAATGATGCCGTCGAAAGAGAG GGAGTTGCAATGGGAGTTGGTCTGTGCGCCAACAGCCACTTGGAGGGAACTCTGGCCAAGCTGGATGAGTTCGGCAAGTCGGACGCCTTCAAGAAGTCACCAAGCATCTTCAACCTTCTCAAA gaGCGTAATGACGTTGAGGTAGAGAAGGTGAAAAGCACGTTAATCTTGTGTTACGGTCAAGTGGCCCTGAACGCACCCCCAGAAAAAATACTGAACCGCATCGATCAAGACATCCTTCGCTGCATCAGTAAACACTTCAATACCAAG GACCTGACCATGAAGCTCAGTTTGATCCAGAGTGTCGGGCTCATAGCCAAAGCCATCAGCGAGTGTGTGAAGAAACAAGGCTACGTCTTCTCTCGCAAACAGGAGCTCATTAATGTCATGCTG GATTTTATCAAAGCAGAGCCAGCTGATTCATTGAGGACTCCAGTACGCCACCTTGTGATGACCACCTGTGCCAACCTAAT GCCTCTGGAGCCTGCACTGAGTGAGAATGAGAGCTTTGACctgctgaaggtgtgtgtgaacagtgtgttctgtctgccacctgagacacacacccCAGAGAAAACTAAAGAAGAGGAGATACTGGACCCCAAGCAGAGGAAG GCATTGTACAAAGACACGTTGACTGcactgcaggagctgctgaaaaGTGTACTGGCCAAGGATCCCACACCTGACGGCCTGCAGAGCGTCTTCAAG CACATTGAATCGTGGCTGAGCTCCAGACATGaccatgagagagagagagctgtcaCAGCTACTGCTCACTTACTGGCTTACTACCTGGATAACCTGACTgtcaag AACATGGTGTCTTTTCACAATCTCGGAGCTCTGCTGGGTCGACTGTCTCCACGATGTTCTGACCCTCACCCTGCTGTACGCATGGCTGCTGTCGACTGTATATACACGCTGCTTTATATGCAGCTACGATATGAAG gTTTCTCCTTAGATTATAAGGATGAAGCTGTGGACAGTCTGTTGCCCCTTAAAGACCAATTAGAAAACCCGGACCACTCAGTTCTATATAGGACCTGCTCCGACCTCACCAAG gtgatgAGTAAGCGtctgcctcagcagcagctgacaacCTTAGTGTTCATGTTGTTTGAAGGGCTGGTCGACAGtcagacaaactgctgcagagcttcatcTGTCATCCTAAATACTTTGCTcaagaacagaggaggaggactacAAGAGCTg gtccCAGAGATGCTGGAGGTGCTACATGTGCGTCTGCAGAGcatcacagaggagcag GTGAGAGTGGCAGCAGGACAGACGGTACTAATCCTGGCTTCTCAGCATCTACAGACTGTTGTCAGTACACTAGTTAACCAACCACTTCCTTATGATGG ctgGACCAGTGAGATGTGGATGGCCTTGGGAGCAGACCCCATCGTGGCCAAGCAGATCATTGAAATGGTGATGGAGAAGCTACTCATCATGGCGCCCTACGTAGACCAAAAAGAGTCAATGATCAGAGGAGGGACAACAAAGGTGGCCACCAATCAGCCGCTGGCT atgacgtgTGGTCTCAAAGAGCTGTTGTTAAATGGCCAGAGTCAGGAGCCGGCAGTCAGTCTGTTCCCTCAGCTCTTCTCCTGTCTCACTGTCAGACTGGGAGCGAGTATTGGAGTCTCAGCACCGAAGGACAACAACACCAAACAGGCTGCCTCTGTCCATGTAGCAGG ggtCGCAGCTGAAGCCCTGCGAATCTTGTTAGCTCGGGCCCAGTTAGATGAGGTGATGAACAGAATGGATGAAGATAAGGCCTGGGACGCAATAAAGGaaccaaatacacacattacTGGAGTTACACTCCTGGCAAG GGCAATGTCAAAGCATGCTGGTCCCAGGTTGCCCTCCATTGTGGAGTGTCTGTGTCCCTCCTTGAACAACATCTACGAATGCCAGAGAATCACCGTCACTGCTTTCTTCTCTGAG CTCTTGAACCATCACGTGGTGACGGAGTTGATGCTGATAGATGTGTTGATGAACAACATGATGGAGAGGATATCAGATCCCTGTTGCACTGTGCGCATGTTGGCTGTGCGGGGGCTGGGAAATATAGCGGTGGGATCACCTGAAAAG GTGAATAAATATGCCAAGGAGCTGCTGGCAGCCATGAGTTCAGGCATGGAGGAGAAAGATGATCCTG GTAAGCTGATCACGCTTGAAGCCATGTCGGGTCTTTCTAAAGTCCTCCTCTATCTGGACAAGAAGAATGTCCACTTACTGGTGGTCTATATCTTCATGAAGATCAAACCGTTCTTGGAAAGT GAGAATGATGAGATCCGCTGTGCTTCCATCCATCTAATGGGGAACCTCTCCAAGTTTGGCTCAGGAGAACCAGTGTTCAAAGACCAGATCCACAATGTTCTGGTCAGCCTGCTGTTACACCTGGTGGACCCAAACCCACACGTGGTCAAG GCATGTAAGTATGCAATGCGAGTGTGTGCTCCTGTCGTGGGATCAGAGCAGATCACAACCATGTTTCAGAACCACCTCCTCGATGACAAGAGCTTGCACTACGGAGAGTTCATCAATGACCTCACCAAGTACCTG aTTCAGGACTTTCCAGGCATGCTGAACTTTTATCACATCTCAGTCATCCAGTTCTTCAAGAGCAACTGGCCTGAGGTCAGAGCAGGAGCCGCCATGTTTATAG ggTTTCTGCTGGGAAATCTTCCAGAGGAGCATTTCTCCCACCTCAACATGGGGACCATCACTAAAG GTTTAGTGATGCTGCTCCAAGATCCAGATCCTGTGGTGAGAGTGAAGGCTGCTGAGGCCATGGGACGtttccactga
- the mroh1 gene encoding maestro heat-like repeat-containing protein family member 1 isoform X1, which yields MDETDVEQVTLALLDAATDKDTEVQEQVRKSMLTLGKQQPDRVLAMCQDYLLKHPKLVVTHRVVILQTIELIVGCRIEEISYPRIKSIISLASDEMTRSKDVIPDWQQAASNILVAVGNKHINDIMEEILSKFQPGLLPHFFVVQTLANLSDSNVYGMVPFLNAILGTMLPMLSMAKHDNMKWVFSSALCHFSDSILEYLANLDKAPDPTVRKDTFSSEIHAAFDILFNNWLQSRESKLRLTVAEAVGSMCHLMASDKLEEQIPKLIPAILSLYKKNNEHYVISKSLCQVLDASVNMGSRVLETQLDSLLFALHQQVSAPVDYSNPPTIKNHNEVLRCFSLLANSFPDRLVLFVLQKLENSNERSRVGSLSVLRHLINSSTSTMESKKLLILASIRQPMADHSNKVKKHVIQVISAMAHHGYLELEGGELLVRFIVQHCALHDTYQRDHRPTDPEEVSNEALRTMCDNTLHLLTTTVGRLADVLWPKLLYYLTPSQYSNATTPLCKSLIVLGTKKKSNQEPSFNIDFTREVNLPSPQTLMVRLMVNAAFPFNSRGHGAPSLSLLHILSVNIHPNTETLWEKEIPPLLSVLEESTAESLDKKHWNEKLLKLLSKTLSAIDDDKWVCQLAAEATRYLSTYNNALEEKSFLYRCIGVTLQQCFNKEVVKKQLQEILLAARHNDAVEREGVAMGVGLCANSHLEGTLAKLDEFGKSDAFKKSPSIFNLLKERNDVEVEKVKSTLILCYGQVALNAPPEKILNRIDQDILRCISKHFNTKVLGIKVETKDLTMKLSLIQSVGLIAKAISECVKKQGYVFSRKQELINVMLDFIKAEPADSLRTPVRHLVMTTCANLMPLEPALSENESFDLLKVCVNSVFCLPPETHTPEKTKEEEILDPKQRKALYKDTLTALQELLKSVLAKDPTPDGLQSVFKHIESWLSSRHDHERERAVTATAHLLAYYLDNLTVKNMVSFHNLGALLGRLSPRCSDPHPAVRMAAVDCIYTLLYMQLRYEGFSLDYKDEAVDSLLPLKDQLENPDHSVLYRTCSDLTKVMSKRLPQQQLTTLVFMLFEGLVDSQTNCCRASSVILNTLLKNRGGGLQELVPEMLEVLHVRLQSITEEQVRVAAGQTVLILASQHLQTVVSTLVNQPLPYDGWTSEMWMALGADPIVAKQIIEMVMEKLLIMAPYVDQKESMIRGGTTKVATNQPLAMTCGLKELLLNGQSQEPAVSLFPQLFSCLTVRLGASIGVSAPKDNNTKQAASVHVAGVAAEALRILLARAQLDEVMNRMDEDKAWDAIKEPNTHITGVTLLARAMSKHAGPRLPSIVECLCPSLNNIYECQRITVTAFFSELLNHHVVTELMLIDVLMNNMMERISDPCCTVRMLAVRGLGNIAVGSPEKVNKYAKELLAAMSSGMEEKDDPGKLITLEAMSGLSKVLLYLDKKNVHLLVVYIFMKIKPFLESENDEIRCASIHLMGNLSKFGSGEPVFKDQIHNVLVSLLLHLVDPNPHVVKACKYAMRVCAPVVGSEQITTMFQNHLLDDKSLHYGEFINDLTKYLIQDFPGMLNFYHISVIQFFKSNWPEVRAGAAMFIGFLLGNLPEEHFSHLNMGTITKGLVMLLQDPDPVVRVKAAEAMGRFH from the exons ATGGACGAGACAGATGTGGAAC AGGTGACCCTGGCTCTGCTAGATGCCGCCACCGATAAAGACACAGAGGTCCAGGAACAGGTCAGAAAGTCCATGTTGACCCTGGGaaaacagcagccagacagAGTGCTAGCAATGTGTCAGGACTACCTTCTGAAACACCCAAAG TTGGTGGTTACCCACAGAGTTGTAATTCTTCAGACTATTGAGCTGATTGTAGGCTGCAGAATAGAGGAGATCAGTTACCCGAGGATAAAGAGTATTATCTCCTTGGCCTCCGATGAGATGACACGGTCAAAG GACGTCATCCCTGATTGGCAGCAGGCAGCCAGTAATATCTTAGTTGCTGTGGGTAACAAGCATATCAATGACATCATGGAGGAGATACTAAGCAAGTTTCAGCCAGGGCTCCTGCCTCACTTCTTTGTGGTCCAGACACTTGCCAACCTTTCTGATTCAAACG TTTATGGCATGGTACCCTTCCTGAATGCTATTCTGGGCACCATGTTGCCCATGTTGAGCATGGCCAAGCATGACAACATGAAGTGGGTCTTCTCTTCTG CTCTGTGCCACTTCAGCGACAGCATCTTGGAGTACCTCGCCAACCTGGACAAGGCTCCAGATCCCACAGTCAGAAAAGACACATTCTCCAGTGAAATCCATGCTGCTTTCGACATACTCTTCAATAATTGGTTACAAAGCAGGGAGTCTAAG TTGAGACTTACGGTAGCTGAGGCAGTGGGGTCTATGTGCCATCTGATGGCCAGTGATaagctggaggagcagattCCTAAACTCATTCCTGCCATCTTGTCCCTGTACAAGAAGAACAACGAGCACTATGTCATTAGCAAG AGTCTGTGCCAAGTGCTTGATGCTTCTGTCAACATGGGCAGTAGGGTGCTGGAGACACAACTGGACAGTCTGCTCTTTGCACTGCATCAACAG GTTTCTGCCCCTGTTGATTATAGTAACCCTCCTACTATCAAGAACCACAACGAGGTGCTGCGCTGCTTCAGCTTATTAG CTAACTCTTTCCCAGATCGGCTGGTTCTGTTTGTTCTACAGAAGTTGGAGAACAGTAATGAGCGGAGCAGGGTGGGCTCGCTGTCTGTCCTTCGTCACCTCATCAACTCCAGCA cttcCACGATGGAGAGTAAGAAGCTGCTGATTCTGGCCAGCATCAGACAACCAATGGCAGACCACAGCAACAAG gtcAAGAAGCATGTGATCCAGGTGATCAGTGCGATGGCTCATCACGGCTACCTGGAGTTAGAGGGAGGGGAGTTACTGGTTCGATTCATCGTTCAGCACTGTGCCTTACATGACACATATCAG CGAGACCACAGGCCCACAGATCCAGAGGAGGTGAGCAACGAGGCGCTGAGGACGATGTGTGACAACACCCTTCATCTCCTGACCACCACTGTCGGTCGGCTAGCTGAT GTGCTCTGGCCAAAGCTGCTGTACTATCTGACCCCTTCACAGTACAGCAATGCCACCACTCCTCTGTGCAAGAGTCTGATAGTGCTGGGCACCAAGAAGAAAAGCAACCAGGAGCCCAGCTTCAACATAGACTTTACACGGGAAG TCAATCTGCCCTCTCCTCAAACACTAATGGTCAGACTGATG GTGAATGCAGCGTTCCCGTTCAATAGCAGAGGTCATGGagctccttccctctctctccttcacatcCTCAGTGTCAACATTCACCCCAATACAGAGACACTCTGGGAGAAAGAGATacctcctctgctttcagtgCTAGAGG agtCAACAGCAGAGAGCCTGGATAAGAAGCACTGGAATGAAAAGTTGCTAAAG CTCTTGTCTAAAACCCTGTCAGCTATTGATGATGACAAGTGGGTGTGTCAGCTGGCAGCTGAGGCAACAAGGTACCTCTCCACGTATAACAACGCCTTAGAGGAGAAG AGTTTCCTGTATCGATGTATAGGAGTGACTCTCCAACAGTGTTTCAATAAGGAGGTGGTtaagaaacagctgcaggaaatCCTCCTCGCAGCTCGACACAATGATGCCGTCGAAAGAGAG GGAGTTGCAATGGGAGTTGGTCTGTGCGCCAACAGCCACTTGGAGGGAACTCTGGCCAAGCTGGATGAGTTCGGCAAGTCGGACGCCTTCAAGAAGTCACCAAGCATCTTCAACCTTCTCAAA gaGCGTAATGACGTTGAGGTAGAGAAGGTGAAAAGCACGTTAATCTTGTGTTACGGTCAAGTGGCCCTGAACGCACCCCCAGAAAAAATACTGAACCGCATCGATCAAGACATCCTTCGCTGCATCAGTAAACACTTCAATACCAAG GTTCTGGGGATTAAAGTAGAAACAAAG GACCTGACCATGAAGCTCAGTTTGATCCAGAGTGTCGGGCTCATAGCCAAAGCCATCAGCGAGTGTGTGAAGAAACAAGGCTACGTCTTCTCTCGCAAACAGGAGCTCATTAATGTCATGCTG GATTTTATCAAAGCAGAGCCAGCTGATTCATTGAGGACTCCAGTACGCCACCTTGTGATGACCACCTGTGCCAACCTAAT GCCTCTGGAGCCTGCACTGAGTGAGAATGAGAGCTTTGACctgctgaaggtgtgtgtgaacagtgtgttctgtctgccacctgagacacacacccCAGAGAAAACTAAAGAAGAGGAGATACTGGACCCCAAGCAGAGGAAG GCATTGTACAAAGACACGTTGACTGcactgcaggagctgctgaaaaGTGTACTGGCCAAGGATCCCACACCTGACGGCCTGCAGAGCGTCTTCAAG CACATTGAATCGTGGCTGAGCTCCAGACATGaccatgagagagagagagctgtcaCAGCTACTGCTCACTTACTGGCTTACTACCTGGATAACCTGACTgtcaag AACATGGTGTCTTTTCACAATCTCGGAGCTCTGCTGGGTCGACTGTCTCCACGATGTTCTGACCCTCACCCTGCTGTACGCATGGCTGCTGTCGACTGTATATACACGCTGCTTTATATGCAGCTACGATATGAAG gTTTCTCCTTAGATTATAAGGATGAAGCTGTGGACAGTCTGTTGCCCCTTAAAGACCAATTAGAAAACCCGGACCACTCAGTTCTATATAGGACCTGCTCCGACCTCACCAAG gtgatgAGTAAGCGtctgcctcagcagcagctgacaacCTTAGTGTTCATGTTGTTTGAAGGGCTGGTCGACAGtcagacaaactgctgcagagcttcatcTGTCATCCTAAATACTTTGCTcaagaacagaggaggaggactacAAGAGCTg gtccCAGAGATGCTGGAGGTGCTACATGTGCGTCTGCAGAGcatcacagaggagcag GTGAGAGTGGCAGCAGGACAGACGGTACTAATCCTGGCTTCTCAGCATCTACAGACTGTTGTCAGTACACTAGTTAACCAACCACTTCCTTATGATGG ctgGACCAGTGAGATGTGGATGGCCTTGGGAGCAGACCCCATCGTGGCCAAGCAGATCATTGAAATGGTGATGGAGAAGCTACTCATCATGGCGCCCTACGTAGACCAAAAAGAGTCAATGATCAGAGGAGGGACAACAAAGGTGGCCACCAATCAGCCGCTGGCT atgacgtgTGGTCTCAAAGAGCTGTTGTTAAATGGCCAGAGTCAGGAGCCGGCAGTCAGTCTGTTCCCTCAGCTCTTCTCCTGTCTCACTGTCAGACTGGGAGCGAGTATTGGAGTCTCAGCACCGAAGGACAACAACACCAAACAGGCTGCCTCTGTCCATGTAGCAGG ggtCGCAGCTGAAGCCCTGCGAATCTTGTTAGCTCGGGCCCAGTTAGATGAGGTGATGAACAGAATGGATGAAGATAAGGCCTGGGACGCAATAAAGGaaccaaatacacacattacTGGAGTTACACTCCTGGCAAG GGCAATGTCAAAGCATGCTGGTCCCAGGTTGCCCTCCATTGTGGAGTGTCTGTGTCCCTCCTTGAACAACATCTACGAATGCCAGAGAATCACCGTCACTGCTTTCTTCTCTGAG CTCTTGAACCATCACGTGGTGACGGAGTTGATGCTGATAGATGTGTTGATGAACAACATGATGGAGAGGATATCAGATCCCTGTTGCACTGTGCGCATGTTGGCTGTGCGGGGGCTGGGAAATATAGCGGTGGGATCACCTGAAAAG GTGAATAAATATGCCAAGGAGCTGCTGGCAGCCATGAGTTCAGGCATGGAGGAGAAAGATGATCCTG GTAAGCTGATCACGCTTGAAGCCATGTCGGGTCTTTCTAAAGTCCTCCTCTATCTGGACAAGAAGAATGTCCACTTACTGGTGGTCTATATCTTCATGAAGATCAAACCGTTCTTGGAAAGT GAGAATGATGAGATCCGCTGTGCTTCCATCCATCTAATGGGGAACCTCTCCAAGTTTGGCTCAGGAGAACCAGTGTTCAAAGACCAGATCCACAATGTTCTGGTCAGCCTGCTGTTACACCTGGTGGACCCAAACCCACACGTGGTCAAG GCATGTAAGTATGCAATGCGAGTGTGTGCTCCTGTCGTGGGATCAGAGCAGATCACAACCATGTTTCAGAACCACCTCCTCGATGACAAGAGCTTGCACTACGGAGAGTTCATCAATGACCTCACCAAGTACCTG aTTCAGGACTTTCCAGGCATGCTGAACTTTTATCACATCTCAGTCATCCAGTTCTTCAAGAGCAACTGGCCTGAGGTCAGAGCAGGAGCCGCCATGTTTATAG ggTTTCTGCTGGGAAATCTTCCAGAGGAGCATTTCTCCCACCTCAACATGGGGACCATCACTAAAG GTTTAGTGATGCTGCTCCAAGATCCAGATCCTGTGGTGAGAGTGAAGGCTGCTGAGGCCATGGGACGtttccactga